A section of the Bacillus sp. HSf4 genome encodes:
- a CDS encoding MFS transporter has product MSSIQHKKRSILALLALAVSAFAIGTTEFISVGLLPLIAGDMHIPVTTAGLTVSLYALGVTFGAPVLTSLTSRIPRKTLLLLIMVVFMIGNGIAACAGTIGVLLAARVLSAFSHGVFMSIGSTIAASLVPENKRAGAISIMFTGLTVATITGVPIGTFIGQQFGWRLAFMAIVAVGALALIANSILVPADLPKGARTTFRSQFKLVANGRLLLLFIITALGYGGTFVVFTYLSPLLQHVTGFKAEAVAVILLVYGAAIALGNIIGGKAANQKPLDALFYMFIAQAAVLFILTATAPFKTAGLITIILMGFLAFMNVPGLQVYVVMLAERFVPGAVDVASAVNIAAFNAGIAIGSYVGGIITDSIGLIHTPWAGGFMVLGAVLLTGLCRSFERKDEKHDQADKVFFADDGDCA; this is encoded by the coding sequence ATGTCTTCTATTCAGCATAAAAAGCGCAGTATATTGGCGCTGTTAGCTTTGGCTGTCAGCGCATTTGCCATCGGAACGACGGAATTTATCAGCGTCGGGCTCTTGCCTTTGATCGCCGGGGACATGCACATCCCCGTGACGACGGCCGGGCTGACGGTTTCTTTATATGCGCTGGGCGTGACGTTTGGAGCGCCTGTTTTAACATCATTGACATCGCGGATCCCGCGGAAAACGCTGCTGCTTTTGATTATGGTCGTTTTTATGATCGGAAACGGGATCGCCGCTTGTGCCGGAACGATCGGTGTTTTGCTCGCCGCCCGTGTGCTTTCCGCGTTTTCGCACGGTGTGTTTATGTCAATCGGTTCAACGATTGCTGCGAGCCTGGTGCCGGAAAACAAACGGGCCGGCGCGATTTCGATTATGTTTACCGGACTGACCGTAGCGACGATCACAGGTGTTCCAATCGGCACCTTCATCGGCCAGCAATTCGGCTGGAGATTGGCCTTTATGGCCATCGTTGCCGTTGGAGCGCTCGCGTTGATCGCCAACAGCATCCTTGTCCCGGCTGATTTGCCGAAAGGTGCGCGAACGACGTTCCGGAGCCAGTTTAAACTTGTGGCGAACGGCCGCTTGCTCCTGTTATTTATCATTACGGCCCTTGGATACGGAGGAACATTTGTCGTCTTCACGTATTTATCTCCGCTGCTTCAGCATGTAACAGGCTTTAAGGCAGAAGCCGTTGCGGTTATTTTGCTCGTATACGGGGCTGCGATTGCCCTCGGCAACATCATTGGCGGAAAGGCGGCAAACCAAAAGCCGCTTGATGCATTATTTTATATGTTTATAGCCCAGGCGGCAGTGCTTTTCATTCTCACAGCGACAGCCCCGTTTAAAACAGCCGGGCTGATCACGATCATTTTGATGGGGTTTTTAGCTTTTATGAATGTTCCCGGACTTCAGGTCTATGTCGTCATGCTGGCTGAGCGGTTTGTTCCGGGAGCGGTGGATGTCGCATCAGCCGTTAATATCGCCGCGTTTAACGCAGGCATTGCCATCGGCTCTTACGTGGGAGGAATCATCACAGACTCGATCGGGCTGATCCACACGCCATGGGCCGGCGGGTTTATGGTGCTCGGCGCTGTCCTTTTGACAGGCTTATGCAGGAGCTTTGAACGAAAAGATGAAAAACATGATCAAGCTGACAAAGTCTTCTTTGCCGATGATGGAGACTGCGCTTGA
- a CDS encoding Type 1 glutamine amidotransferase-like domain-containing protein: MKKEWGLMGKLFLSGGGDKEQTQALDRRFAEEAGPRKPLLYIPIAMDASMFDDGFQWIQRVFKPLGIKDITMWTNLKNKTIQDLDHFSAVYIGGGNTFQLLKHIRDAQFSDVFKNYFANGGIIYGGSAGAVILGQNIMTCSHLDKNTFGVRRFQGLQLAGEYSIWCHYSHENDPLIKQYIKKFHNPVIALTEETGALVSSKGILAVGSKPACVFRGERKFVVYPDDFIHL, encoded by the coding sequence ATGAAAAAGGAATGGGGATTGATGGGGAAATTGTTTCTTTCCGGCGGCGGAGACAAAGAGCAGACGCAAGCGCTGGATCGGCGGTTTGCAGAGGAAGCGGGGCCAAGAAAGCCGCTATTGTATATTCCGATTGCAATGGATGCCTCCATGTTTGATGATGGCTTTCAGTGGATCCAAAGGGTTTTTAAGCCGCTCGGCATAAAAGACATCACCATGTGGACAAATCTGAAAAACAAAACGATTCAAGATTTAGATCATTTTTCCGCCGTTTATATCGGCGGCGGAAATACCTTTCAATTATTAAAGCATATTCGCGATGCCCAGTTCAGCGATGTATTCAAAAACTATTTCGCAAACGGCGGCATCATCTATGGGGGAAGTGCGGGAGCCGTCATTTTAGGGCAAAATATCATGACTTGTTCCCATCTTGATAAAAACACTTTCGGGGTGCGCCGTTTTCAAGGTTTACAGCTTGCAGGAGAGTACTCGATTTGGTGCCACTACAGTCATGAAAATGACCCATTAATCAAACAGTATATCAAGAAATTCCATAACCCTGTCATCGCACTTACTGAGGAAACAGGAGCCCTCGTCAGCAGCAAGGGCATTCTGGCGGTCGGATCGAAGCCCGCCTGTGTTTTCAGGGGGGAACGCAAATTTGTCGTTTACCCGGATGATTTTATCCATCTGTGA
- a CDS encoding cupin domain-containing protein, whose amino-acid sequence MSTHSQFETRIEHLTKHARFFEYTTASDPIGSGIISPVPVKEFGPELYETGETRIIPLDISEQLKTDYAASSPSLLAHFIKICSGDTIETAPRATSELYYVIEGSGTTDVNGETISWKKGDFFTLPAESNSCHRAAADTAIYYITDSPLLDYLGVKPAKARFKPTLYTAEQAKAKLEEAAASPDAHLRNRISVLLNNEIFDQTLTITHVLWAMFGIVPPGSRQAPHSHKSVALDFVAYAAPGTYTLVGKQIDPSTKEIIDPIRVDWETGKAFITPPGLWHSHHNESNEPAYIIPIQDAGLQTYLRTLDIQFQHYE is encoded by the coding sequence ATGTCCACTCATTCTCAATTTGAAACGCGAATAGAGCATTTGACGAAACATGCCCGTTTTTTTGAGTATACCACTGCCTCGGACCCGATTGGAAGCGGAATAATCAGCCCGGTGCCTGTGAAAGAGTTCGGCCCTGAATTGTATGAGACAGGTGAAACGCGGATCATCCCGCTGGACATCTCCGAACAACTGAAGACGGATTATGCTGCTTCAAGCCCTTCCCTTCTCGCGCATTTCATCAAGATTTGTTCAGGCGACACGATCGAGACAGCGCCTCGTGCGACAAGCGAACTTTATTACGTCATTGAAGGCTCAGGCACTACAGATGTGAACGGTGAAACGATCAGCTGGAAAAAAGGAGACTTTTTTACACTGCCCGCAGAATCAAACAGCTGCCACCGCGCAGCCGCAGATACGGCCATCTATTATATTACAGATTCGCCACTCCTTGATTATTTAGGAGTCAAACCCGCTAAAGCACGCTTCAAACCAACCCTTTACACTGCTGAACAAGCAAAGGCCAAATTAGAGGAAGCAGCCGCATCCCCTGACGCCCATTTACGAAACCGCATCTCCGTTCTGCTCAACAACGAAATCTTTGACCAAACGCTGACGATCACACATGTCCTGTGGGCTATGTTCGGCATCGTCCCGCCCGGCTCCCGTCAAGCGCCGCACAGCCATAAATCGGTCGCTCTTGACTTTGTCGCCTATGCGGCACCGGGCACGTATACATTGGTCGGAAAGCAAATCGATCCTTCCACAAAAGAGATCATCGATCCGATTCGAGTGGACTGGGAAACCGGAAAAGCCTTTATCACACCACCCGGTCTGTGGCACTCCCATCACAATGAATCGAATGAGCCAGCCTACATTATTCCGATTCAGGATGCAGGTCTGCAAACTTATCTTCGCACATTGGATATTCAATTTCAGCATTACGAGTGA
- a CDS encoding aldo/keto reductase, whose protein sequence is MTAKHLQDRITLHNGKDMPWFGLGVFKVEEGPELVQAVKTAIAHGYRSIDTAAIYGNEAGVGQGIREGIKAAGISRDDIFVTSKVWNDDLGYESTISAYEASLEKLGLDALDLYLIHWPVEGRYKEAWRALETLYEAGRVKAIGVSNFQIHHLEDLLKDAKIKPMINQVEYHPRLTQKELHSFCSVHGIQLEAWSPLMQGQLLDHPLLQDIAKKHGKTAAQVILRWDLQNGVITIPKSTKPQRIAENADIFDFELTQEEMRQIDGLNENTRVGPDPDNFDF, encoded by the coding sequence ATGACTGCAAAACATTTACAAGATCGAATCACTTTGCATAACGGCAAGGACATGCCCTGGTTTGGGCTCGGTGTATTTAAGGTGGAAGAAGGGCCTGAGCTGGTTCAGGCGGTCAAAACGGCGATTGCCCACGGCTATCGCAGCATTGATACGGCGGCAATCTACGGAAATGAAGCAGGAGTCGGACAGGGAATCCGTGAAGGGATCAAGGCGGCCGGTATTTCAAGAGATGATATATTTGTCACATCAAAAGTATGGAATGATGATTTAGGCTATGAGTCTACCATCTCCGCCTATGAAGCGAGCCTTGAAAAATTGGGGCTTGATGCGCTGGATTTATATCTGATCCATTGGCCTGTCGAAGGGCGGTATAAAGAGGCCTGGAGGGCGCTGGAAACCCTTTATGAAGCAGGGCGCGTGAAAGCGATCGGAGTCAGCAATTTTCAAATCCACCATCTCGAAGATTTGTTGAAGGATGCCAAAATCAAACCGATGATCAATCAAGTCGAGTACCATCCGCGCCTGACACAGAAAGAACTTCATTCATTTTGCAGCGTTCACGGGATTCAGCTTGAAGCTTGGTCTCCGTTAATGCAGGGGCAGCTGCTCGACCATCCGCTTTTACAAGACATCGCCAAAAAACACGGCAAAACCGCTGCCCAAGTTATATTGCGCTGGGATTTGCAAAACGGCGTCATCACGATTCCGAAATCAACCAAACCGCAGCGGATTGCGGAAAACGCGGATATATTCGATTTTGAGCTGACACAAGAGGAGATGAGGCAAATTGACGGGTTGAATGAGAACACCCGCGTCGGCCCTGATCCTGACAATTTTGACTTTTAA
- a CDS encoding winged helix-turn-helix transcriptional regulator — translation MKQKKYNISVEATLEVIGGKWKCVILCHLTHGKKRTSELKRLMPNITQKMLTQQLRELEEDGVINRIVYQQVPPKVEYELSEYGRTLEGILDSLCAWGEKHITKVYGDKFAVLEDSVLNDKLKQDHE, via the coding sequence ATGAAGCAGAAAAAGTACAATATATCAGTTGAAGCGACCCTTGAAGTGATCGGGGGAAAATGGAAATGCGTCATCCTGTGCCACTTGACGCACGGAAAAAAACGGACAAGTGAATTGAAACGCCTCATGCCGAACATCACTCAAAAAATGCTGACCCAGCAGCTGCGCGAGCTGGAAGAAGACGGCGTCATCAATCGAATTGTCTACCAGCAGGTTCCCCCAAAAGTCGAATATGAATTGAGCGAATACGGACGGACGCTTGAGGGCATCTTAGACTCCCTGTGCGCCTGGGGCGAAAAACATATTACGAAAGTATACGGTGATAAATTCGCTGTTTTGGAGGACAGTGTGTTGAATGATAAATTGAAACAGGATCATGAATAA
- a CDS encoding helix-turn-helix transcriptional regulator, with amino-acid sequence MMKEIPSKKLLGDFLRSRRERLSPEDVGLVSYGRRRVSGLRREEVAQLAHIGTSWYTSLEQGRSVNPSEDVLNSIANALRLTEDEREHLHLLAKPAQQERAVNEQMNMGLERTISALEPHPAFILNRYWDLLIWNRAAAFVFLLPPFSNHMQQRTNWLKHLLTSGLLGSDKYKAQIAIAQFRADYAHLRDDPRFHELIEELMKTSQLFCELWPLHDVQVVTDRYKRSYDPHIGEMEFEHVILQPSKNPDLKMMIYTASTDTAARLQSLISTL; translated from the coding sequence ATGATGAAGGAGATTCCCTCCAAAAAGTTACTAGGTGATTTTTTACGTTCTCGTCGCGAACGCCTTTCTCCAGAAGATGTTGGGTTGGTATCTTATGGACGACGACGGGTGTCGGGACTTCGAAGGGAAGAAGTAGCCCAGCTTGCCCATATTGGAACTTCATGGTATACCTCATTGGAACAAGGTCGAAGTGTCAATCCATCAGAGGATGTACTCAATAGCATCGCAAACGCGTTGCGATTGACGGAGGATGAACGTGAACACCTCCACCTTCTTGCAAAACCGGCACAACAGGAAAGGGCAGTTAATGAGCAAATGAATATGGGTTTGGAACGGACAATAAGTGCTCTTGAACCTCATCCAGCTTTTATTCTCAATAGATATTGGGATTTGTTGATATGGAACAGAGCGGCTGCATTCGTTTTCCTATTACCGCCATTTTCCAATCATATGCAGCAGAGAACCAATTGGTTGAAACACCTTTTAACGAGCGGCTTGCTAGGGTCGGACAAATACAAAGCACAAATTGCGATCGCACAGTTTCGTGCAGATTATGCACATTTACGCGATGATCCGAGGTTTCATGAGCTCATTGAGGAATTAATGAAAACCAGTCAGCTGTTTTGTGAGTTATGGCCGTTACATGACGTTCAGGTCGTTACGGATCGCTACAAAAGAAGTTACGATCCTCATATCGGAGAGATGGAGTTTGAACATGTGATTCTCCAACCGTCAAAAAATCCCGACTTGAAGATGATGATTTATACAGCTTCAACAGATACGGCAGCGCGTTTGCAAAGTTTAATAAGCACTTTGTGA
- a CDS encoding iron-hydroxamate ABC transporter substrate-binding protein, with protein MRKKHDSYIFIVLLAFALFLSGCQSGQKQAASVKNEEKTRVVKTINGNVKIPANPKRVVTIGYAATMLAFGIKPVGETGKYLENPYIKEQVSGMKDIGAKDGVSVSVEKIFKLKPDLIVSMNNDPKVYEKLSKIAPTVVYPFGTFKDAREEMKTFGELLGKEKEAEEWTKTFNQKMEAARAKLKTASVQDQTFSLIGAYAKSLYVYGAYGYRGGEAIYQQLGLTPPDSVKKDAIDASEGYKVISLEVLPQYAGDYIFVDESYSGKLDQDNSVWKSLDAVKNGRVFFLDPDRFWPYDPNAVQAQAEEIADMLVKQNEQAEK; from the coding sequence ATGAGGAAAAAGCATGATTCTTATATATTTATCGTTTTACTCGCTTTCGCTCTATTTCTTTCCGGCTGTCAAAGCGGCCAGAAACAAGCAGCATCAGTGAAGAATGAAGAGAAAACAAGAGTGGTGAAAACCATCAATGGAAATGTCAAGATCCCGGCCAATCCGAAGCGGGTCGTGACGATCGGCTATGCGGCAACAATGCTCGCATTCGGAATCAAGCCGGTCGGTGAAACGGGGAAGTATCTGGAAAACCCTTATATTAAGGAGCAAGTGTCCGGAATGAAAGATATCGGGGCGAAAGACGGCGTTTCAGTGTCAGTTGAAAAGATCTTTAAGCTGAAGCCCGATTTGATCGTCTCGATGAATAACGATCCAAAAGTCTATGAAAAACTGTCAAAAATCGCTCCGACTGTTGTCTATCCGTTCGGCACATTTAAGGATGCCCGCGAGGAAATGAAAACATTCGGCGAGCTGCTCGGCAAGGAAAAAGAAGCTGAGGAATGGACGAAAACGTTTAATCAAAAAATGGAAGCAGCCCGCGCGAAACTAAAAACTGCATCTGTTCAAGATCAGACGTTTTCTTTGATCGGGGCCTATGCAAAATCGTTGTATGTCTATGGCGCTTACGGGTATAGGGGAGGAGAAGCCATCTATCAGCAGCTGGGGCTGACACCGCCTGATTCTGTCAAAAAAGATGCCATTGATGCATCAGAGGGATACAAGGTTATCTCCTTAGAAGTTCTTCCTCAATATGCCGGAGACTACATATTCGTCGATGAATCCTACAGCGGAAAGCTTGATCAGGACAATTCAGTTTGGAAGTCGCTTGACGCGGTGAAAAATGGCCGGGTATTTTTCCTTGACCCTGACAGATTCTGGCCGTATGATCCAAACGCCGTTCAAGCACAGGCAGAAGAAATTGCCGATATGCTTGTAAAGCAAAACGAACAGGCTGAAAAGTAG
- a CDS encoding uroporphyrinogen-III synthase, whose translation MGKGLNGRRIAIGASRKTEEMSTLIKKQGGIPVVRSLQGTVFLAEKEVGPDLQTFVETGADWVIFTTGIGTETLVSLAEKLGIGERFLQVIRQAKAASRGYKTAAALKKLGITPTASDDDGTTKGLIESLKPYDFTGKRVMVQLHGENAPSLLAFLEEKGAAVFPLLPYQHVAPDEETVALLCQELLDHEVDAVCFTTAVQVRSLFKFAKENGVREKIVQAFQDHVLAAAVGKVTAEALSEEGVVRLLAPELERMGAMIVELSRFYETDRNPEFDGS comes from the coding sequence TTGGGGAAAGGATTGAACGGCAGAAGAATCGCCATCGGCGCATCGCGTAAAACTGAGGAAATGAGCACACTCATCAAAAAGCAGGGCGGAATTCCCGTCGTCCGCTCCCTGCAAGGTACCGTGTTTTTGGCGGAAAAAGAGGTCGGGCCTGATTTGCAGACATTTGTTGAAACAGGAGCCGATTGGGTGATTTTCACGACCGGAATCGGTACGGAAACACTTGTCAGTCTGGCTGAGAAACTTGGAATCGGCGAACGCTTTTTGCAGGTCATCCGTCAGGCAAAAGCGGCATCAAGGGGCTACAAAACGGCCGCCGCCTTGAAAAAGCTCGGCATCACGCCGACAGCCTCTGATGATGACGGAACGACGAAGGGGTTGATTGAATCGCTTAAACCTTATGATTTTACCGGTAAGCGGGTTATGGTTCAGCTCCACGGCGAAAACGCGCCATCACTGCTTGCGTTTTTGGAGGAAAAAGGCGCCGCTGTCTTCCCGCTTCTTCCATATCAGCATGTCGCGCCTGATGAGGAAACCGTTGCTTTACTGTGCCAAGAGCTGCTTGATCATGAAGTGGATGCCGTTTGCTTTACAACGGCCGTCCAAGTCCGTTCGCTTTTCAAATTCGCAAAGGAAAACGGAGTGCGGGAGAAAATCGTCCAAGCGTTTCAGGACCACGTCCTTGCAGCAGCCGTCGGAAAGGTGACGGCAGAGGCATTGAGCGAAGAAGGTGTGGTGCGGCTGCTTGCGCCTGAGCTCGAACGGATGGGGGCGATGATCGTTGAACTGTCCAGGTTCTATGAGACGGACAGAAACCCTGAGTTTGATGGAAGTTGA